One genomic segment of Salinigranum rubrum includes these proteins:
- a CDS encoding enoyl-CoA hydratase/isomerase family protein: MTSDPVTLDVSAGVATVTIDRPDRKNALSAAVAGALADHFSAIDDRDDVRCVVVTGTGGAFCAGGDIERMRERADSDAPVDDHVRELQRTVSRGVASVAACSLPTVARIDGPAVGAGATLAIACDLQVASESSVVGFSFRRVGLSVDSGASHLLPRVVGVNTAKRLVFTGELLSAAEAEELGLFTHVFDDDEFDERADEVVETVAEGPTVALRHAKRLLDEGARKPYEQAVRDEAVAQGLVYDSDDHAEGVEAFLDKRDAEFEGH; encoded by the coding sequence ATGACCTCCGACCCTGTCACGCTCGACGTCTCCGCGGGCGTCGCCACCGTGACCATCGACCGCCCCGACCGGAAGAACGCCCTGTCAGCGGCGGTCGCCGGCGCGCTCGCCGACCACTTCTCGGCCATCGACGACCGCGACGACGTCCGCTGCGTCGTCGTCACGGGGACGGGCGGGGCGTTCTGCGCCGGCGGCGACATCGAGCGGATGCGCGAGCGGGCCGACTCCGACGCCCCGGTCGACGACCACGTCCGCGAACTCCAGCGGACGGTGAGCCGAGGGGTCGCGAGCGTCGCCGCCTGCTCGCTCCCGACGGTCGCACGGATAGACGGTCCGGCGGTCGGTGCGGGCGCGACGCTCGCCATCGCCTGCGACCTCCAGGTCGCCTCCGAGTCGAGCGTCGTCGGCTTCTCCTTCCGACGGGTCGGTCTGAGCGTCGACTCGGGCGCGTCGCACCTCCTGCCCCGGGTGGTCGGGGTCAACACCGCCAAGCGCCTCGTGTTCACGGGCGAACTCCTCTCGGCGGCCGAGGCCGAAGAACTGGGCCTCTTCACGCACGTCTTCGACGACGACGAGTTCGACGAGCGCGCCGACGAGGTGGTCGAGACCGTCGCCGAGGGGCCGACCGTCGCGCTCAGACACGCGAAGCGCCTCCTCGACGAGGGTGCGCGGAAGCCGTACGAGCAGGCCGTCAGGGACGAGGCCGTCGCCCAGGGCCTCGTCTACGACTCCGATGACCACGCCGAGGGTGTCGAAGCGTTCCTCGACAAGCGCGACGCCGAGTTCGAGGGGCACTGA
- a CDS encoding acyl-CoA thioesterase, with product MPTLMDTYLENRWEVQPNHSNNFGSAHGGNVMKWLDGLGGLSAMRFAGETCVTAKMDELNFERPIPVGETALVESYVYEAGRTSVKVRLRAFREDPRTGETELTTSSYATYVAVDDANTPTPVPDLDVVTDEGRRLQRAALDAHPDRET from the coding sequence ATGCCGACGCTGATGGACACGTACCTGGAGAACCGCTGGGAGGTCCAGCCGAACCACTCGAACAACTTCGGGAGCGCACACGGCGGCAACGTCATGAAGTGGCTCGACGGCCTCGGCGGCCTCTCGGCCATGCGCTTCGCCGGCGAGACGTGTGTGACGGCGAAGATGGACGAGTTGAACTTCGAGCGGCCCATCCCCGTCGGGGAGACGGCGCTCGTCGAGTCGTACGTGTACGAGGCGGGTCGGACGAGCGTCAAGGTCCGGCTCAGAGCCTTCCGGGAGGACCCACGAACCGGCGAGACCGAACTCACGACGAGTTCGTACGCGACGTACGTCGCCGTCGACGACGCGAACACGCCGACGCCCGTCCCCGACCTCGACGTGGTGACCGACGAGGGGCGCCGCCTCCAGCGCGCGGCGCTCGACGCCCATCCCGACCGGGAGACGTGA
- a CDS encoding enoyl-CoA hydratase-related protein, translating into MTTRTDRLHDRVRVEYRTDRVAWVVLEPGDESMNSFTAPVVDAMREGVAVAAERARVVVLRGEGGFAVGADLRHLREQPPESRSEVVDDIVSASNELVTAIRAVPALVVAAVTGVAAGGGFGFALACDLVVAHEEATFDAAYARIGLTPDNATPFFLARLLGPYRAREVLFSPDPLSAEEARDFGLVSAVYDGSPAAFDDQVAGFVERFTRHPPSLVGETKALVDSALETSLDEHLALEREAVVAASGTDRFAEGIDAFFDRRDPDWA; encoded by the coding sequence GTGACGACCCGAACCGACCGCCTGCACGACCGCGTCCGCGTCGAGTACCGGACGGACCGCGTCGCGTGGGTGGTGCTCGAACCGGGCGACGAGTCGATGAACAGCTTCACCGCCCCCGTCGTGGATGCGATGCGCGAGGGTGTCGCGGTCGCTGCCGAGCGCGCGCGGGTCGTCGTCCTCCGTGGGGAGGGGGGATTCGCCGTCGGCGCGGACCTCCGGCATCTCCGCGAGCAACCGCCCGAGTCGCGTTCGGAGGTCGTCGACGACATCGTCTCGGCGTCGAACGAACTCGTCACCGCCATCCGCGCCGTTCCCGCGCTCGTCGTCGCCGCGGTCACCGGTGTCGCGGCCGGCGGCGGGTTCGGTTTCGCGCTCGCCTGCGACCTCGTCGTCGCCCACGAGGAGGCGACGTTCGACGCGGCCTACGCGCGCATCGGACTGACCCCCGACAACGCGACGCCGTTCTTCCTCGCGCGACTCCTCGGGCCGTACCGCGCCCGGGAGGTGCTGTTCTCGCCCGACCCGCTGTCCGCGGAGGAAGCCCGTGACTTCGGCCTCGTCTCGGCCGTCTACGACGGGTCGCCCGCGGCGTTCGACGACCAGGTCGCAGGGTTCGTCGAGCGGTTCACCCGCCATCCTCCCTCCCTGGTCGGCGAGACGAAGGCGCTCGTCGACAGCGCCCTGGAGACGAGTCTGGACGAACACCTCGCGCTCGAACGCGAGGCCGTCGTCGCGGCGAGCGGGACCGACCGCTTCGCGGAGGGCATCGACGCGTTCTTCGACCGGCGCGACCCCGACTGGGCCTGA
- a CDS encoding 3-hydroxy-3-methylglutaryl CoA synthase: MTAGEGRRGIVAAGVYVPRARVTSEAVREAWGTFAGKGIDTAAVPAGDEDALTMGVAAARRALDNASLDPTDVTTVAFATTTPPLAEEGLTPRLGRALGLSETVRGFHHGQSTAAGADALETALSATGPALAVVADAPTGDLGGTDHAMGAGAAAFVVGEDAPVTVVGRAAATDEAPGLRLREPGGETTSLDITSYERGVVRETVRRAVAGLDVDPDDVGGAAVHQPNGSLPYRVAGEGIPTSAVAAGLVVDRIGDAGAATVPIGLAAALESVDESTPADGVTLAAFFGSGSSAVAVAFEGSLDSDEAVTVDGDADESENEGVSYVESLRKRGRLGDGDVAGGGANVSLPNWRRTLDGRYLHTAGRCPACDALSFPGEGACDACHERVEFERVPLEREGTVEARTVIGHGGAPPEFVDLQRREGAYGAVLVRLAARSGGGSVVVPAQVTDCDPGDVAVGDAVRTTVRRIYTQEGVSRYGAKFVPAESTETGR, encoded by the coding sequence GTGACCGCTGGTGAGGGCAGGAGAGGAATCGTCGCCGCGGGCGTGTACGTCCCGCGGGCCCGCGTCACGAGCGAGGCCGTCCGGGAGGCCTGGGGCACGTTCGCGGGGAAGGGCATCGACACCGCTGCGGTCCCCGCGGGCGACGAAGACGCGCTGACGATGGGCGTCGCCGCCGCGCGGCGCGCTCTCGACAACGCGTCGCTCGACCCCACCGATGTGACGACGGTGGCGTTCGCGACGACGACCCCGCCGCTCGCCGAGGAGGGACTCACCCCTCGGCTGGGACGGGCGCTGGGACTCTCCGAGACGGTTCGCGGATTCCACCACGGGCAGAGTACGGCCGCCGGCGCGGACGCGCTGGAGACGGCGCTCTCGGCGACCGGCCCCGCGCTGGCTGTCGTCGCCGACGCGCCGACGGGTGACCTCGGGGGCACCGACCACGCGATGGGTGCCGGCGCGGCCGCGTTCGTCGTCGGCGAGGACGCGCCCGTCACCGTCGTCGGCCGCGCGGCGGCGACGGACGAGGCACCGGGGCTGCGCCTCCGCGAACCCGGCGGAGAGACCACGTCGCTCGACATCACGAGCTACGAGCGGGGAGTCGTTCGAGAGACCGTCCGCCGGGCCGTCGCCGGTCTCGACGTCGACCCCGACGACGTCGGCGGCGCTGCCGTCCACCAGCCGAACGGGTCGCTCCCGTACCGCGTTGCGGGCGAGGGGATTCCGACTTCCGCCGTCGCCGCGGGCCTCGTCGTCGACCGCATCGGCGACGCCGGCGCGGCGACCGTTCCCATCGGCCTTGCCGCCGCTCTCGAATCCGTGGATGAGTCGACGCCGGCCGACGGAGTGACGCTCGCCGCGTTCTTCGGGAGCGGATCGAGCGCTGTCGCCGTCGCCTTCGAGGGGAGTCTCGACAGCGACGAGGCGGTGACAGTCGACGGCGATGCGGACGAGAGCGAGAACGAGGGGGTGAGCTACGTCGAGTCGCTCCGCAAGCGCGGACGCCTCGGCGACGGCGACGTCGCCGGCGGCGGGGCGAACGTCTCGCTCCCGAACTGGCGGCGCACGCTCGACGGCCGATACCTACACACGGCCGGTCGGTGCCCCGCGTGTGACGCGCTCTCGTTCCCCGGCGAGGGTGCCTGCGACGCCTGTCACGAGCGCGTCGAGTTCGAACGAGTCCCGCTCGAACGCGAGGGAACCGTCGAGGCGCGGACGGTCATCGGCCACGGCGGCGCGCCGCCGGAGTTCGTCGACCTCCAGCGGCGCGAGGGCGCGTACGGCGCGGTACTGGTTCGACTCGCCGCGCGCTCGGGCGGGGGGTCGGTCGTCGTCCCCGCCCAGGTGACCGACTGCGACCCGGGTGACGTCGCGGTCGGTGACGCCGTCCGGACGACCGTCCGCCGAATCTACACGCAGGAGGGCGTGTCGCGCTACGGGGCGAAGTTCGTGCCGGCGGAGTCGACGGAGACGGGTCGGTGA
- a CDS encoding ABC transporter ATP-binding protein — MLSVTDLRKEFGGLVAVDDVSFDIGDGEIVGLIGPNGAGKTTLFNTITSVHEPEPGARIEFDGTDVVGLDTHLIARRGLVRTFQIVRVFDEMTVLENAAAGAMFGSDASPSTEEARERGREALEFIGLDDKADTLASNLPIAQKKQLELARALASEPRLLLLDEIASGLTPGEIAGLTDTIRRLRDERGVSVFWIEHIMDAIMGVADRIIVLNSGKKIAEGTPEQIRANETVIEAYLGDEA; from the coding sequence ATGTTATCAGTGACCGACCTCCGCAAGGAGTTCGGGGGGCTGGTCGCGGTCGACGACGTCAGCTTCGACATCGGTGACGGGGAGATCGTCGGCCTCATCGGCCCCAACGGCGCCGGCAAGACGACGCTGTTCAACACCATCACGAGCGTCCACGAACCCGAACCGGGTGCGCGAATCGAGTTCGACGGAACCGACGTCGTCGGCCTCGACACCCACCTCATCGCCCGGCGCGGACTCGTCCGCACGTTTCAGATCGTCCGCGTGTTCGACGAGATGACCGTCCTGGAGAACGCGGCGGCCGGCGCGATGTTCGGCTCCGACGCCTCGCCCTCGACCGAGGAGGCCAGAGAGCGCGGTCGGGAGGCGCTCGAATTCATCGGTCTCGACGACAAGGCCGACACCCTCGCCAGCAACCTCCCCATCGCCCAGAAGAAGCAACTCGAACTCGCGCGGGCGCTCGCCTCGGAGCCGCGACTGCTCCTCCTCGACGAGATCGCGAGCGGACTCACGCCGGGCGAAATCGCGGGGCTCACGGACACGATCCGTCGACTTCGTGACGAACGCGGCGTGAGCGTCTTCTGGATCGAACACATCATGGACGCCATCATGGGCGTCGCCGACCGCATCATCGTCCTGAACTCCGGCAAGAAAATCGCGGAGGGCACCCCCGAGCAGATCCGCGCGAACGAGACGGTCATCGAGGCGTACCTGGGGGACGAAGCGTGA